Proteins co-encoded in one Aspergillus fumigatus Af293 chromosome 6, whole genome shotgun sequence genomic window:
- a CDS encoding putative flavin-containing amine oxidasedehydrogenase: MPPKKTRVAIVGAGPAGMSCASALAKNPDRFDVTLFDIAPCTGGQATSISLDESRYGADWLNDGVQGGSPIFRHTFHFFRRYGYEPRPVKLQVAFGKGVENFFTNVFPSPLVDQLSGEIKKLGRVLKWIKRLFPILGLLPIKVIMKLFRFSEEFANKMVIPIMALFLGTGNQTPNVSAALLERLFCDPNMRLWEYDPDTLLPNQPTMYTFPKLGDFYCDWAGDLASRGVDIRLNTGVEILQRNNHSITLRPRSTRPDSVTADAALDDFRATYDELVLSLPADEAKTLLGKHATWRERYVLGGVAFYNDITITHSDSAYFNSIFETRYKRDLCAKGVSATQREQIAFAERQPPTCTSEGWEGFAPMYFTHSFADAPRCIEMGFDCSNYQHQFRQRVGEGNPPLEADRHVYQTIYLNDRQKHLWTWENVDPDKIIARKWWRQFGHRWQHYLRVVPGMMFINGRNRTTYAGAWTMVNMHEIACISGLAAAYRLGAAYEPFDDFAEDLFAKYLLVSHGVRYKRRQ; encoded by the exons ATGCCCCCAAAGAAAACCCGAGTTGCTATTGTTGGCGCAGGGCCCGCAGGCATG TCCTGTGCCTCTGCTCTGGCCAAGAACCCCGATCGCTTCGACGTGACCCTCTTCGATATTGCCCCGTGCACCGGCGGCCAAGCAACCTCCATCTCTCTTGACGAGTCCCGCTACGGCGCCGACTGGCTCAACGATGGCGTGCAAGGTGGCTCTCCGATCTTCCGGCACACCTTCCACTTCTTCCGTCGGTACGGCTACGAGCCTCGCCCGGTGAAACTGCAAGTCGCGTTCGGCAAGGGCGTGGAGAATTTCTTCACGAATGTATTTCCCTCCCCGTTGGTTGACCAGCTGTCGGGCGAGATCAAGAAGTTGGGACGCGTGCTCAAATGGATCAAGCGTTTGTTTCCGATTCTGGGGCTCTTGCCCATCAAGGTGATAATGAAGCTGTTCCGGTTTAGCGAGGAGTTTGCCAATAAGATGGTCATTCCGATCATGGCGCTCTTCTTGGGAACGGGGAACCAGACACCGAACGTTTCGGCCGCGCTGCTGGAGAGACTGTTTTGTGATCCCAATATGCGGCTCTGGGAGTACGACCCAGACACACTCCTCCCAAACCAACCCACCATGTACACATTCCCCAAGCTAGGCGACTTCTACTGCGACTGGGCTGGAGACCTCGCGTCCAGAGGCGTCGACATCCGTCTCAACACGGGCGTCGAGATTCTGCAACGCAACAACCACAGCATTACGCTACGTCCCCGATCCACCCGTCCGGACAGCGTAACCGCCGACGCAGCCCTAGACGACTTCCGTGCGACGTACGACGAACTGGTCCTTTCGCTTcccgccgacgaggccaAGACCCTGCTCGGCAAACACGCCACCTGGCGCGAGCGGTACGTCCTCGGCGGCGTGGCCTTTTACAACgacatcaccatcacccaCTCCGACAGTGCGTACTTCAACAGTATCTTCGAGACGCGGTACAAGCGCGATCTCTGCGCCAAGGGCGTCTCCGCTACCCAACGGGAGCAGATTGCCTTCGCGGAACGGCAGCCGCCGACATGCACATCGGAGGGATGGGAGGGCTTCGCGCCGATGTACTTTACGCACTCGTTTGCCGACGCACCGCGGTGCATTGAGATGGGGTTCGACTGCTCGAATTACCAGCATCAGTTCCGGCAGAGAGTCGGAGAGGGGAACCCCCCGCTGGAGGCCGACAGGCATGTCTACCAGACCATCTACCTGAACGATCGGCAGAAGCACCTGTGGACGTGGGAGAATGTTGATCCGGACAAGATCATTGCAAGAAAGTGGTGGCGGCAGTTCGGGCATCGGTGGCAGCATTATCTGCGTGTTGTGCCGGGGATGATGTTCATTAATGGGAGAAATCGGACGACGTATGCGGGGGCTTGGACTATGGTG AATATGCATGAGATTGCGTGCATCTCCGGGCTGGCAGCTGCATATCGTCTTGGAGCTGCATATGAGCCGTTTGATGATTTCGCCGAGGACCTGTTCGCAAAGTACCTGCTTGTGTCGCATGGAGTGCGATATAAACGAAGGCAGTGA